Proteins co-encoded in one Haloarcula pelagica genomic window:
- a CDS encoding ethylbenzene dehydrogenase-related protein, protein MTDAHHIGTALLLGLVVVTATVAAPLASARPAHEIPVSPATGNLSTPAADGWASVPAAEVPMTSAPSSVPNADDTTVERVHVQAARGDGTLYLRLQWDDATRDQSAASPEAFADQVAVQFPVNESARPPIAMGGPGNMVNVWYWSADAGTQELLAGGAGSTTAFGQPAVDADARYDNGTWSVVYARSVNASGTNRTTITDDGDLDVAFAVWNGSNGERAGQKSVSEWHYFPFGDGPSGPPYEALLWSVAGVAIVAVVGVTAFGVQRARGGMK, encoded by the coding sequence ATGACTGACGCCCACCACATCGGGACGGCACTGCTGCTGGGCCTGGTCGTGGTGACCGCGACGGTCGCGGCGCCGCTCGCGAGCGCCCGCCCGGCCCACGAGATACCGGTCTCGCCGGCGACCGGGAACCTCTCGACGCCGGCCGCCGACGGCTGGGCGTCGGTCCCGGCCGCTGAGGTTCCGATGACCAGCGCACCGAGTAGCGTCCCCAACGCCGACGACACGACCGTCGAGCGGGTCCACGTCCAGGCTGCGCGCGGCGATGGGACCCTCTACCTGCGGTTGCAGTGGGACGACGCCACCCGCGACCAGAGCGCCGCCAGCCCCGAGGCGTTCGCCGACCAGGTCGCGGTCCAGTTCCCGGTCAACGAAAGCGCCCGGCCACCGATCGCGATGGGCGGCCCGGGGAACATGGTCAACGTCTGGTACTGGAGCGCCGACGCCGGCACGCAGGAACTGCTGGCCGGTGGCGCCGGGTCGACCACCGCGTTCGGCCAGCCCGCGGTCGACGCCGACGCCCGATACGACAACGGCACCTGGTCGGTCGTCTACGCCCGTTCGGTCAACGCCAGCGGGACCAACCGGACGACCATCACCGACGACGGCGACCTCGACGTGGCCTTCGCGGTCTGGAACGGTTCGAACGGCGAGCGGGCCGGCCAGAAATCGGTTTCGGAGTGGCACTACTTCCCGTTCGGTGACGGGCCGAGCGGCCCGCCCTACGAGGCCCTGCTGTGGTCCGTCGCCGGCGTCGCCATCGTCGCGGTCGTCGGCGTGACCGCCTTCGGCGTCCAGCGCGCGAGAGGGGGGATGAAGTGA
- a CDS encoding molecular chaperone TorD family protein, producing MATTPADAPEDLDSDAAARGTVYRTLSAAFRYPDEAFHAAAASGSLTRDLRQCLARTALAVEAPDLATGDDYETLAARYNDLFELGYSEYTDRTDGSLDSSGPPVPLYESKYRPDQSWNDVNLDLARAYDHYGLEIDQDRRDNHDALRYELEFAGYLARREAVAEADAALARLDFQDRHLGHAAAGVADRLADEPGTDIYGALGDFLEAFVRADRNDLADRLEGER from the coding sequence ATGGCGACGACGCCCGCCGACGCGCCCGAGGACCTCGACAGTGACGCGGCCGCCCGCGGGACCGTCTACCGGACGCTCTCGGCGGCGTTCCGGTACCCCGACGAGGCGTTCCACGCCGCGGCCGCGTCCGGTAGCCTGACGCGGGACCTGCGGCAGTGTCTCGCCCGGACCGCACTCGCGGTCGAGGCCCCCGACCTGGCGACCGGGGACGACTACGAGACGCTCGCCGCCCGGTACAACGACCTGTTCGAACTGGGCTACAGCGAGTACACCGACCGGACCGACGGCTCGCTGGACAGTTCCGGCCCGCCGGTGCCGCTGTACGAGTCCAAATACCGGCCCGACCAGTCCTGGAACGACGTGAATCTCGACTTGGCGCGGGCCTACGACCACTACGGCCTGGAGATCGATCAGGACCGCCGGGACAACCACGACGCGCTCCGGTACGAACTGGAGTTCGCCGGCTACCTCGCCCGCCGGGAAGCGGTCGCCGAGGCCGACGCGGCGCTGGCCCGCCTGGACTTCCAGGACCGCCACCTCGGCCACGCGGCCGCCGGCGTCGCCGACCGACTGGCCGACGAACCGGGGACCGACATCTACGGCGCGCTGGGCGACTTTCTGGAGGCGTTCGTCCGCGCCGACCGGAACGACCTCGCCGACCGGCTGGAGGGGGAGCGATGA
- a CDS encoding HEAT repeat domain-containing protein, protein MTDDRSEYEKQLEAEPDPQLDPERSPGMHTDIEALEDIEVSRADVTIGEATPEELAAADTEPVEDADLAALLADLREGSDTDRRRAALALKDEPTDEAVVTALARAATTDDDSDVRQFAVEALTEHGDERTAAVAVELLDDADPWVRAEAVVALDNLDREAHEDDIAAALAEDDHHAVRRNAAISLFKLRGEAMADELLELSHADSERLREWAAHMLAGVDEDRARERLDALTDDPATVVRQTAERSLEEEPGQFRRQFGGALENDARLLPGEDRLNRMPDL, encoded by the coding sequence ATGACCGACGACCGCAGCGAGTACGAGAAACAACTGGAGGCAGAGCCGGACCCGCAACTGGACCCCGAGCGCAGCCCGGGGATGCACACCGACATCGAAGCGCTCGAAGACATCGAGGTGAGCCGCGCGGACGTGACTATCGGCGAGGCGACGCCCGAGGAACTGGCCGCAGCGGATACGGAACCGGTCGAGGACGCCGACCTCGCGGCCCTGCTCGCCGATCTCCGGGAGGGCAGCGACACCGACCGGCGCCGGGCGGCCCTGGCGTTGAAGGACGAGCCGACCGACGAGGCGGTCGTGACCGCACTCGCCCGTGCCGCGACGACAGACGACGACAGCGATGTCCGGCAGTTCGCCGTCGAGGCGCTGACCGAACACGGCGACGAGCGGACGGCCGCGGTCGCGGTCGAACTGCTCGACGACGCTGACCCGTGGGTCCGGGCCGAGGCCGTCGTCGCGCTGGACAACCTCGACCGCGAGGCCCACGAGGACGACATCGCGGCCGCGCTCGCCGAGGACGACCACCACGCAGTCCGTCGAAACGCTGCCATCTCGCTGTTCAAACTCCGCGGCGAGGCGATGGCAGACGAACTGCTGGAACTGAGCCACGCCGACAGCGAACGGCTCCGGGAGTGGGCCGCACACATGCTCGCCGGCGTCGACGAGGACCGCGCCCGGGAGCGCCTCGACGCCCTGACCGACGACCCGGCGACCGTCGTCCGCCAGACGGCAGAGCGCTCCCTGGAGGAAGAGCCGGGGCAGTTCCGCCGGCAGTTCGGCGGCGCCCTGGAGAACGACGCTCGCCTGCTCCCCGGCGAGGACCGACTCAACAGGATGCCCGATCTATGA
- a CDS encoding P-loop NTPase — MSENAHQTLTDRVEAQLREVRDPQADLSVFEAGFVQDIAVDDGEVTIETDLTAVDGDTADSVVEAMLRAVDDVDGVDSVHVESTTPSSEGRSAVAAFDHVIAVASAKGGVGKSTTAAHLACGLAADSDVALFDADIHGPNVPDLLAVSGPIHSSDEGDPLPVRTGGLDVMSVGLMEDGAPLAWRGAMAHDALDDLFTNTAWRNDDVLVIDLPPGTGDVVLTTLQEVPVDGVVVVTTPFHASVSDTSRTVELFRDNDVPVLGTVVNMAEYVCDCCGEANDLFAEAAGPSGIGDLDTSVLARLPFTHDLQATPEPGDVPDPITDLADGVAEAAETAGEVDVPEGAVDIRGLEPQERKDRVRERFGELDAGEAFVLVSDRDPAPVGPFLGRLAEAPREAFDPFETRRATPDAWVLRTEKP, encoded by the coding sequence ATGAGCGAGAACGCCCACCAGACGCTGACCGACCGCGTCGAAGCACAGCTCCGCGAAGTGCGTGACCCACAGGCCGACCTCTCGGTGTTCGAGGCCGGCTTCGTCCAGGATATCGCAGTCGACGACGGCGAGGTGACGATCGAGACCGACCTGACTGCCGTCGACGGCGACACCGCCGATTCCGTCGTCGAGGCGATGTTGCGGGCCGTCGACGACGTTGACGGCGTCGACAGCGTCCACGTCGAGAGCACCACCCCTTCCAGCGAGGGGCGCTCCGCCGTCGCGGCCTTCGACCACGTGATCGCCGTCGCCAGCGCGAAAGGCGGCGTCGGGAAGTCAACGACCGCAGCCCACCTGGCCTGCGGGCTGGCTGCCGACAGCGACGTGGCGCTGTTCGACGCCGACATCCACGGTCCGAACGTCCCCGATCTGCTGGCGGTCTCCGGGCCGATCCACTCCAGCGACGAGGGCGACCCGCTCCCGGTCCGGACCGGGGGCCTGGACGTGATGAGCGTCGGTCTGATGGAGGACGGCGCGCCGCTGGCCTGGCGCGGCGCGATGGCTCACGACGCGCTGGATGACCTCTTTACGAACACCGCCTGGCGCAACGACGACGTGCTCGTCATCGATCTCCCGCCGGGGACCGGTGACGTGGTGTTGACGACGCTCCAGGAGGTCCCCGTCGACGGCGTCGTCGTCGTCACCACCCCGTTCCACGCGAGCGTCAGCGACACGAGTCGGACGGTGGAACTGTTCCGTGACAACGACGTGCCGGTGCTGGGAACCGTCGTCAACATGGCCGAGTACGTCTGTGACTGCTGTGGCGAGGCGAACGACCTCTTCGCCGAGGCCGCGGGACCGTCCGGGATCGGCGACCTCGACACGTCCGTCCTCGCTCGGCTACCGTTCACGCACGACCTCCAGGCGACGCCCGAACCCGGCGACGTTCCCGACCCGATCACGGACCTCGCGGACGGGGTCGCCGAGGCCGCCGAGACGGCCGGCGAGGTCGACGTTCCCGAGGGCGCGGTCGACATCCGCGGGCTCGAACCCCAGGAACGAAAGGACCGCGTGCGCGAACGGTTCGGCGAGCTCGACGCGGGCGAGGCGTTCGTCCTCGTCAGCGACCGGGACCCGGCGCCGGTCGGTCCGTTCCTGGGCCGACTGGCCGAGGCGCCCCGGGAGGCGTTCGATCCCTTCGAGACTCGCCGGGCGACGCCCGACGCCTGGGTCCTCCGGACCGAGAAACCGTGA
- the mobA gene encoding molybdenum cofactor guanylyltransferase — MTKATGVVLAGGRSRRFAGGDKALATLDGDPLLVHVVRALAAVADGVVVNCRADQRPSFEAALAAADLDGPVSFAVDDRPDEGPLAGLVRAFGVIDTEYAVVLACDMPLVPASSLTALLERAADAGTAVVPRTTGGLEPTCAVYRVGRGRSAAETAYTDGERSLHALLQRLSPTVVDISAVGLDERSLTSVDTVETLARLRGASRGNH, encoded by the coding sequence GTGACCAAGGCGACCGGTGTCGTCCTCGCGGGCGGCCGCTCGCGTCGGTTCGCGGGCGGCGACAAGGCCCTGGCGACACTGGACGGCGACCCGCTGCTCGTCCACGTCGTCCGGGCGCTGGCCGCGGTGGCCGACGGGGTCGTCGTGAACTGCCGAGCGGACCAGCGACCGTCGTTCGAGGCCGCCCTCGCTGCCGCCGATCTCGACGGGCCGGTCTCGTTCGCCGTCGACGACCGGCCCGACGAGGGACCGCTGGCCGGCCTCGTTCGGGCGTTCGGTGTGATCGACACCGAGTACGCCGTCGTCCTCGCCTGTGACATGCCGCTGGTCCCGGCGTCGTCGCTCACGGCACTGCTAGAGCGTGCGGCCGACGCGGGGACGGCTGTCGTCCCACGGACGACCGGCGGCCTCGAACCGACCTGTGCGGTGTATCGGGTCGGCCGGGGCCGTTCCGCTGCCGAGACGGCCTACACCGACGGCGAGCGGAGCCTCCACGCGCTGTTGCAGCGGCTATCGCCGACCGTCGTAGACATTTCGGCGGTCGGCCTCGACGAGCGGTCGCTGACCAGCGTCGATACCGTCGAGACGCTCGCTCGCCTCCGCGGGGCGTCCCGGGGAAACCACTAA
- a CDS encoding PAS domain S-box protein — MQAGFEGLLYAVAVVSLGVATLAWVRRDAPGGTPMVVFHVALAVGAVAYARELAAVTVATQAFWVRLWLPAQTVVAVSWLYAALQYAGSTRFTTRRVAGLLAVEPVLLSLLLAGERRLVYVPPERGVSGSLLQTAGTDLAVGFLLHSIFLLVVALAGTTVLVRLYLRSRHLYRVQAGAVLVSALAPWAAIVGQALFFDIDVDTSIFAWAVSGAALTLGLSTFKQLDPVPTARKTIVEEMGDGVVVVDNDGIVTDTNRAARDILALGDDLVGQPLASIVERLGDLAVGEAATDGFVERSVTVDGDRRFLEVELSEFTDRFDRSAGRLLLIRDVTERKRREQQFERYKTIFDSVNEPVYVLDGSGRFVLYNGPFEAFVGADGDALVGEPFDRLLADGETTPTADGERRTVELALQTRAGEPRPCEADLAPISFETADSGSVGVLRDVSQRKRIESELVETSERLETLVEASPLAIVAVDRDGVVEVWNPAAADLFGWRAEEVIAERIPVIPDDQADRLADQYDQVLAGERLTNLENVLQRKDGTRVEVSVSIAPIHDADGTVTGSVSIITDITERKARERKLERQNERLDEFADIVSHDLRNPIQVASGHLDLLGDSVPAENRDHLDGALQALERMETIIESTLTLAREGRDIETPEPVAFAAIVERAWASVATDDGTLTVDDVPETVQGDPTRLATLLENLFRNAVEHGSTGNQTESDDSVEHGPTGSRPEADDSVDITVGGLDDGFYVADDGAGIPETERGSVFDSGYSSEQDNTGFGLAIVQRIAHAHDWSVSVTESEDGGARFEFRGVVEYSE, encoded by the coding sequence ATGCAAGCGGGGTTCGAGGGATTGCTGTACGCCGTCGCCGTGGTGTCGCTGGGAGTCGCGACACTCGCCTGGGTGAGACGCGACGCCCCCGGCGGGACGCCGATGGTGGTGTTCCACGTCGCGCTCGCGGTGGGGGCCGTCGCGTACGCCCGGGAACTCGCGGCGGTGACGGTGGCGACACAGGCGTTCTGGGTCCGGCTCTGGCTGCCGGCACAGACCGTCGTCGCCGTGTCGTGGCTCTACGCCGCGCTCCAGTACGCGGGCTCGACGCGGTTCACGACCCGGCGAGTCGCCGGACTGCTCGCCGTCGAACCGGTGCTCCTCTCGCTGTTGCTGGCCGGCGAGCGCCGGCTTGTGTACGTCCCGCCGGAGCGGGGCGTGTCGGGGTCGCTGCTCCAGACCGCCGGGACCGACCTCGCCGTGGGGTTCCTGCTGCACTCGATCTTCCTCCTCGTGGTCGCCCTGGCCGGTACGACCGTCCTCGTCAGACTGTACCTCCGGTCGCGACACCTCTACCGGGTCCAGGCTGGTGCGGTGCTGGTCTCGGCGCTTGCCCCCTGGGCGGCGATCGTCGGCCAGGCGCTCTTTTTCGACATCGATGTCGACACCAGCATCTTCGCCTGGGCCGTCTCCGGGGCCGCACTCACCCTGGGCCTGTCGACGTTCAAGCAACTCGACCCCGTCCCGACGGCCAGAAAGACCATCGTCGAGGAGATGGGCGACGGTGTCGTCGTCGTCGACAACGACGGCATCGTCACCGATACGAACCGCGCTGCCCGCGACATCCTCGCGCTCGGTGACGACCTCGTCGGTCAGCCGCTGGCGTCGATCGTGGAGCGACTCGGGGACCTCGCCGTCGGCGAGGCGGCGACCGACGGCTTCGTCGAACGCTCGGTGACGGTCGACGGGGACCGGCGGTTCCTCGAAGTCGAACTGTCGGAGTTCACCGACCGGTTCGACCGATCGGCCGGCCGCCTGCTGCTCATCCGGGACGTGACCGAGCGAAAGCGCCGCGAACAGCAGTTCGAACGGTACAAGACGATCTTCGATTCGGTGAACGAACCCGTCTACGTCCTCGACGGATCGGGTCGGTTTGTGCTGTACAACGGCCCCTTCGAAGCGTTCGTCGGCGCCGACGGGGACGCGCTCGTCGGCGAACCGTTCGACCGATTGCTGGCCGACGGCGAGACGACCCCGACCGCCGACGGCGAACGCCGAACGGTCGAACTGGCCCTCCAGACCAGGGCCGGCGAACCGCGACCGTGCGAGGCCGACCTCGCCCCCATCTCTTTCGAGACCGCCGACTCGGGCTCTGTCGGGGTCCTCCGAGATGTCTCCCAGCGCAAGCGTATCGAGTCGGAACTCGTCGAGACCAGCGAGCGCCTGGAAACCCTCGTCGAGGCGTCGCCCCTGGCGATCGTCGCGGTCGACCGTGACGGCGTCGTCGAGGTGTGGAACCCGGCCGCGGCGGACCTGTTCGGCTGGCGCGCCGAGGAGGTCATCGCGGAGCGAATCCCCGTCATCCCCGACGACCAGGCCGACCGTCTCGCCGATCAGTACGACCAGGTTCTGGCCGGCGAGCGCCTCACGAACCTCGAAAACGTCCTCCAGCGGAAAGACGGCACTCGCGTCGAGGTGAGCGTCTCGATCGCCCCGATCCACGACGCCGACGGGACGGTGACCGGCAGCGTCTCGATCATCACGGACATCACCGAGCGGAAGGCGCGTGAACGGAAACTCGAACGACAGAACGAGCGACTCGACGAGTTCGCGGACATCGTCAGCCACGACCTGCGCAACCCGATCCAGGTCGCGTCCGGACACCTCGACCTCCTGGGCGACTCGGTTCCCGCGGAGAACCGCGACCACCTCGACGGGGCCTTGCAGGCCCTCGAACGGATGGAGACGATCATCGAGAGCACACTCACGCTCGCGAGGGAAGGACGGGACATCGAGACACCCGAACCGGTCGCGTTCGCGGCTATCGTCGAGCGGGCCTGGGCGTCGGTCGCGACCGACGACGGGACGCTCACCGTCGACGATGTCCCGGAGACCGTACAGGGTGACCCGACCCGACTCGCGACACTGCTCGAGAACCTCTTTCGGAACGCCGTCGAACACGGTTCGACAGGCAATCAGACGGAGTCCGATGACAGTGTGGAGCACGGCCCCACGGGCAGTCGGCCAGAAGCCGACGACAGCGTCGACATCACCGTCGGTGGACTCGACGACGGGTTCTACGTCGCCGACGACGGCGCCGGGATCCCCGAGACGGAACGGGGGTCCGTCTTCGATTCGGGGTACTCCTCCGAGCAGGACAACACGGGGTTCGGGCTGGCGATCGTCCAGCGCATCGCCCACGCACACGACTGGTCTGTCTCCGTCACGGAGAGCGAGGACGGCGGTGCGCGGTTCGAGTTCCGGGGAGTCGTCGAGTACTCCGAGTGA
- a CDS encoding glutamate--tRNA ligase, whose protein sequence is MDDELRARIEEAAEVNALLNAVKHESEAQVGAIMGPLMGENPEFREHGDEIPGIITPVVDRVNGMDGQERRDRIAELAPDRLEEIESEDEGEGEDHPLPDLPNVDESEGVRMRVAPNPNGPWHIGHARMAAVVGTYKERYDGAFVCRFDDTDPETKRPDLDAYDQILDAIDYLGFEPDSVVKASDRVGTYYDHARDLIDAGGAYTCSCPQGEFSDLKNNGEACPHREKDAGTVHEEFEEMVNGEYESGEMVLRVRTDITHKNPALRDFVAFRIIDTPHPREAAEEYRCWPMLDFQSGVDDHLLDITHIIRGIDLQDSAKRQQFVYDYFGWEYPEVVHWGHVQVDEYDVSLSTSTISELIAEGDLDGWDDPRAPTVASLERRGIRGQALVDAMIELGTSTSNVDLAMSSVYANNRELIDDDTDRAFFVREGEEYGGLVERQIIGGPDAGEPPLHPDHEDRGRREIPVTSGVVIEGDDLPPHGERVWLKGYGCVRHTRDAFEYVGDDISAVREEGVDVVHWAPADGPALRLRTMDGDVTGVAEPGVLEYDTDDLLQFERIGFARLDALDADGESVAYFAHP, encoded by the coding sequence ATGGACGACGAACTTCGTGCCCGCATCGAGGAGGCCGCCGAGGTCAACGCCCTCCTCAACGCGGTCAAACACGAAAGCGAGGCGCAGGTCGGGGCCATCATGGGGCCGCTCATGGGCGAGAACCCCGAGTTCCGCGAGCACGGCGACGAGATCCCGGGGATCATCACCCCGGTCGTCGATCGCGTCAACGGGATGGACGGCCAGGAACGGCGTGACCGGATCGCCGAGTTGGCGCCCGACCGGCTCGAAGAGATCGAGAGCGAGGACGAGGGCGAGGGCGAGGACCACCCGCTGCCCGACCTCCCGAACGTCGACGAGAGCGAGGGCGTCCGGATGCGCGTCGCACCGAACCCGAACGGCCCGTGGCACATCGGCCACGCGCGGATGGCAGCCGTCGTAGGCACCTACAAGGAACGGTACGACGGCGCGTTCGTCTGCCGGTTCGACGACACCGACCCGGAGACCAAACGGCCGGATCTGGACGCCTACGACCAAATCCTCGACGCCATCGACTACCTGGGCTTCGAACCGGACTCGGTCGTCAAAGCGAGCGACCGCGTCGGGACCTACTACGACCACGCGCGGGACCTCATCGACGCCGGCGGGGCCTACACCTGCTCGTGCCCGCAGGGCGAGTTCTCCGACCTGAAAAACAACGGCGAAGCCTGCCCGCACCGCGAGAAAGACGCCGGGACGGTCCACGAGGAGTTCGAGGAGATGGTGAACGGCGAGTACGAGAGCGGCGAGATGGTCCTGCGGGTCCGGACCGACATCACCCACAAGAACCCCGCGCTGCGGGACTTCGTCGCCTTCCGGATCATCGACACGCCACACCCCCGCGAGGCGGCAGAGGAGTACCGCTGCTGGCCGATGCTGGACTTCCAGAGCGGCGTCGACGACCACCTGCTCGATATCACTCACATCATCCGCGGGATCGACCTCCAGGACTCGGCGAAACGCCAGCAGTTCGTCTACGACTACTTCGGCTGGGAGTACCCCGAGGTCGTCCACTGGGGTCACGTCCAGGTCGACGAGTACGACGTGTCGCTGTCGACTTCGACCATCTCGGAACTGATCGCCGAGGGCGACCTCGACGGCTGGGACGACCCCCGTGCGCCGACGGTCGCCAGCCTCGAACGCCGCGGAATCCGCGGACAGGCCCTCGTCGACGCGATGATCGAGTTGGGGACTTCGACCTCAAACGTCGACCTGGCGATGTCCTCGGTGTACGCCAACAACCGCGAGTTGATCGACGACGACACCGACCGGGCGTTCTTCGTCCGCGAGGGCGAGGAGTACGGCGGACTCGTCGAGCGCCAGATCATCGGTGGGCCCGACGCGGGAGAGCCGCCGCTACATCCCGACCACGAGGACCGCGGGCGGCGTGAGATCCCTGTCACGAGCGGTGTCGTGATCGAGGGCGACGACCTGCCGCCACACGGTGAACGGGTCTGGCTGAAAGGCTACGGCTGCGTGCGCCACACCAGAGACGCCTTCGAGTACGTCGGCGACGACATCAGCGCAGTCCGTGAGGAGGGCGTCGACGTAGTCCACTGGGCGCCCGCCGACGGGCCGGCGCTCAGACTCCGGACGATGGACGGCGACGTGACCGGAGTCGCGGAGCCCGGCGTCCTGGAGTACGACACCGACGACCTCTTGCAGTTCGAACGGATCGGGTTCGCCAGGCTCGACGCCCTCGACGCGGACGGCGAGTCGGTCGCGTACTTCGCTCACCCCTGA
- a CDS encoding ArsA family ATPase, with product MTEFVLYGGKGGVGKTTIASATGLALARQGYETLVVSTDPAHSLADAVETTLGGEPTAIRDRLWGVEVDPQAGIDRYRSLFEALAAEFSQAGIDLDEEAVSALFTSGVMPGSDELAALDGFATYIESDRWDRIVFDTAPTGHTLRLLDLPDVLDRGMATALDLRGQIRRKVDTARTMMFGPMAGRRDDDERDDFTEMRDRMERVGTVLRDPSRTEFRAVTIAETMAVRETERLVEQLRTFEVPVRTLVVNKVIEDPSDCERCRGKQTVQREAIETLRESLPELELRTVPDEPGEVTGVEALERISTHIGNGT from the coding sequence GTGACGGAGTTCGTCCTCTACGGTGGCAAGGGTGGCGTCGGCAAGACGACCATCGCCTCGGCGACTGGGCTGGCCCTGGCGCGCCAGGGATACGAGACGCTCGTCGTCTCGACCGATCCGGCCCACTCGCTCGCCGACGCCGTCGAGACAACCCTCGGTGGCGAGCCGACGGCGATACGCGATCGGCTGTGGGGCGTCGAGGTCGACCCGCAGGCAGGCATCGACCGCTACCGGTCGCTGTTCGAGGCACTGGCCGCGGAGTTCAGCCAGGCCGGCATCGACCTCGACGAGGAGGCGGTCTCGGCGCTGTTCACGAGCGGTGTCATGCCCGGGAGCGACGAGCTCGCTGCCCTCGACGGATTCGCGACGTACATCGAGAGCGACCGCTGGGATCGGATCGTCTTCGACACGGCACCGACCGGTCACACGCTCCGGCTCCTCGACCTGCCAGACGTGCTGGATCGCGGGATGGCGACCGCCCTGGATCTGCGCGGACAGATCCGCCGGAAGGTCGACACCGCCCGGACGATGATGTTCGGTCCGATGGCGGGCCGGCGGGACGACGACGAACGGGACGATTTCACCGAGATGCGCGACCGGATGGAACGGGTCGGGACCGTGCTCCGGGACCCCTCCCGGACCGAGTTCCGCGCGGTCACGATAGCCGAGACGATGGCCGTCCGCGAGACCGAGCGGTTGGTCGAGCAGTTGCGGACCTTCGAGGTCCCCGTGCGGACGCTGGTCGTCAACAAGGTCATCGAGGACCCTAGCGACTGCGAGCGCTGTCGCGGGAAACAGACCGTCCAGAGGGAGGCGATCGAGACCCTGCGGGAATCGCTCCCGGAACTCGAACTCCGGACCGTCCCCGACGAACCCGGCGAAGTGACGGGCGTAGAAGCCCTCGAACGAATTAGTACCCACATAGGAAACGGTACGTAG
- the idsA3 gene encoding geranylfarnesyl diphosphate synthase — protein MSERHQQVEDAIVARRERVNSALPEDLPVKRPDHLYEASRYLLDAGGKRLRPTVLLLVAESLLDVDPSATEYRAFPTLDGGEADVLAAAIAIEVIQTFTLIHDDIMDDDPLRRGVPAVHEEYDLSTAILAGDTLYSKAFEFLLSTGAAPERSVDATRRLATTCTRICEGQSLDIEFEQREAVTPEEYLEMVELKTAVLYGAAAAIPATLLGADDGTVDALYNYGLDVGRAFQIQDDLLDLTTPSEKLGKQRGSDLVENKQTLVTLHARQQGVDLESLVTTESVDAVSEAEIDAAVDRLHEVGSIEYARETAHDLIASGKENLEVLPDNEARFLLAGIADYLVEREY, from the coding sequence ATGTCCGAACGCCATCAGCAGGTCGAAGACGCCATCGTCGCCCGGCGCGAGCGGGTCAACAGCGCGCTCCCGGAGGACTTGCCGGTCAAACGACCGGACCACCTCTACGAGGCGTCGCGATACCTGCTGGACGCTGGTGGCAAGCGGCTCCGGCCGACCGTCCTCCTGTTGGTCGCCGAGTCGCTGCTCGATGTCGACCCGTCGGCCACGGAGTACCGGGCGTTCCCGACGCTCGACGGCGGCGAAGCGGACGTGCTCGCCGCGGCCATCGCAATCGAGGTCATCCAGACGTTCACGCTCATCCACGACGACATCATGGACGACGACCCCCTTCGTCGTGGTGTCCCGGCCGTCCACGAGGAATACGACCTCTCGACGGCCATCCTGGCCGGGGACACGCTGTACTCGAAGGCGTTCGAGTTCCTGCTCTCGACCGGTGCCGCACCGGAGCGGTCCGTCGACGCCACGAGACGGCTCGCGACCACCTGCACCCGAATCTGTGAAGGGCAGTCGCTCGACATCGAGTTCGAGCAGCGCGAGGCAGTCACGCCCGAGGAGTACCTGGAGATGGTCGAACTCAAGACCGCCGTCCTCTACGGGGCGGCGGCGGCCATCCCGGCGACCTTGCTGGGGGCCGACGACGGGACTGTCGACGCGCTGTACAACTACGGACTCGACGTTGGGCGGGCGTTCCAGATCCAGGACGACCTGCTGGACCTGACCACCCCCTCCGAGAAGCTGGGGAAACAGCGCGGCTCGGACCTCGTCGAGAACAAACAGACGCTGGTGACGCTGCACGCGCGCCAGCAGGGTGTCGATCTCGAGTCGCTCGTCACGACCGAGTCCGTCGACGCGGTCTCGGAGGCGGAGATCGACGCGGCCGTCGACCGCCTCCACGAGGTCGGTTCGATCGAGTACGCCCGCGAGACGGCCCACGACCTGATCGCAAGCGGGAAGGAGAACCTCGAAGTCCTCCCGGACAACGAGGCGCGCTTCCTGCTGGCGGGGATCGCGGACTACCTCGTCGAGCGGGAGTACTGA